From a region of the uncultured Desulfatiglans sp. genome:
- a CDS encoding conserved hypothetical protein (Evidence 4 : Unknown function but conserved in other organisms): MAINDRIRRLRQERRWTQAELGEKVGVHQKQVSAYERGANVPSTEVLIKLAEVFNVSLDYLAFEAKGQAAKINIQDRDLLRRFEELDSLSEPDKTLAKQMLDLLILKNRFKDLVGTGPI; this comes from the coding sequence ATGGCGATAAACGACCGGATCAGACGACTCAGACAAGAAAGGCGATGGACCCAGGCCGAACTCGGCGAAAAGGTCGGCGTCCACCAAAAACAGGTCTCGGCCTATGAGCGCGGGGCCAATGTGCCCTCCACGGAGGTGCTCATCAAATTGGCCGAAGTATTTAATGTGTCGCTGGATTATCTGGCCTTTGAAGCCAAGGGCCAGGCTGCCAAGATCAATATCCAGGATCGGGACCTTTTGCGGCGCTTTGAAGAACTTGACAGCCTTTCCGAGCCGGATAAGACTTTGGCTAAGCAAATGCTCGACCTTTTGATTTTAAAAAACAGATTCAAGGACCTGGTCGGAACAGGGCCGATATGA
- a CDS encoding hypothetical protein (Evidence 5 : Unknown function) translates to MRYNPNSWDLQVLQDYSADWDIRDRRGNLLHPHPGIWPDDGSRLSALLGDLLQNMGADEPFRRLFCLSCLAAAILAPERRRPELTSALSAHTSPSALGLPFLDWDHFRAWRWAGIPLVLSRPQENAGEVRWAMVGFGEKPAGARMPLWASSRMDATACRAVETAAALAAQKQPEGHFFFWPVLDPCGSSIVLHGSSLGLAVYLGFRSAQEGFSVPALAATGALSADGDILPVEGILQKCEAAHQHRLAGILCPAQTHAASLVNIGRFECLRVGDLETAEILWRFHAPGTGSDASAFLSPHLETTWIIDHLESVPAKLLSWLEADRRIISLRLPEIVGDPSIAKRFVRAIEALLDPPDWSKHRAQFLLDLVTPELVDTLGRHAPGLAFRLCKAQVACANHCGAAGKAAFWLKAAQSFQEAAVHMTDGESLILQHACHRIGQAHNRFEFDPRLAEHLPEDTRALIERMEGIFAERRRCDPLAVNHDLGSFYGTMAQNAAFCGPEHLPAFEGWISKALDAFGAGLVQEEAHTHWLRDVSYKVYAYLDAGLLKSARTALLTYLKTSTPDTCNPRWNPYQHAALMRWLADTEEPAPAYLAWACKRIGKTAPQHPWQLWLYNLGRSSVDPSVKEQAWMQSLQLCKTQGEETVNVMGLLPLAALHADRLGDPRILQRETGRIRSLLDGPHLSRRHFACLLDTHRWEKLLETVIDQQAALFPFSYR, encoded by the coding sequence ATGCGGTATAACCCGAACAGCTGGGATCTGCAGGTACTCCAGGACTATTCCGCGGACTGGGACATCCGCGATCGGCGGGGCAATCTCCTGCATCCTCACCCGGGGATCTGGCCGGATGACGGCAGCCGCCTGTCCGCCCTTCTCGGAGACCTCCTCCAGAACATGGGCGCGGACGAACCCTTTCGAAGGCTTTTCTGCCTCAGCTGCCTCGCCGCAGCGATCCTCGCCCCGGAAAGACGCCGCCCGGAGCTGACCAGCGCCCTCTCGGCCCACACATCCCCTTCCGCCCTCGGACTGCCCTTCCTCGATTGGGACCATTTCCGTGCCTGGAGATGGGCGGGGATCCCGCTGGTGCTTTCCCGGCCGCAGGAAAACGCGGGCGAGGTGCGCTGGGCGATGGTGGGGTTCGGCGAAAAACCTGCCGGTGCCCGCATGCCCCTTTGGGCAAGCAGCCGCATGGATGCGACGGCCTGTCGGGCGGTTGAAACCGCGGCCGCCCTCGCCGCGCAAAAACAACCCGAAGGACATTTCTTCTTCTGGCCGGTGCTCGATCCCTGTGGAAGCAGCATCGTCCTCCACGGGTCGTCACTCGGACTGGCCGTCTACCTCGGCTTCCGATCGGCCCAGGAAGGCTTCTCCGTCCCGGCGCTCGCGGCTACTGGCGCTCTCAGCGCAGACGGCGATATCCTCCCGGTCGAAGGCATCCTTCAAAAATGCGAGGCCGCCCATCAACACCGGCTGGCCGGCATCCTTTGCCCCGCCCAAACCCACGCGGCCAGCCTTGTCAACATCGGCCGCTTCGAGTGTCTTCGCGTAGGCGACCTCGAAACCGCCGAGATCCTCTGGCGCTTTCACGCCCCGGGCACCGGGTCCGATGCGTCGGCGTTTTTGTCCCCACACCTGGAAACGACCTGGATCATCGACCACTTGGAAAGCGTCCCGGCCAAGCTTCTTTCCTGGCTGGAGGCCGATCGGCGCATCATTTCCCTCCGCCTGCCTGAAATCGTCGGCGACCCCTCCATCGCCAAGCGATTCGTCAGGGCGATCGAGGCGCTGCTGGACCCGCCGGACTGGTCCAAGCACCGGGCCCAGTTCCTTCTCGACCTGGTCACGCCAGAACTGGTCGACACCCTGGGGCGCCATGCCCCCGGCCTGGCGTTCCGGCTGTGCAAGGCCCAGGTGGCCTGCGCCAACCACTGCGGGGCCGCGGGGAAGGCCGCCTTCTGGTTGAAAGCCGCCCAGTCTTTCCAGGAAGCAGCCGTCCACATGACCGACGGCGAGAGTCTGATCCTCCAGCACGCCTGCCATCGGATCGGGCAGGCCCACAACCGCTTCGAGTTCGACCCCCGGCTGGCCGAACACCTCCCGGAGGACACCCGCGCGCTGATCGAGCGCATGGAAGGCATCTTCGCCGAAAGGCGCCGATGCGACCCCCTGGCCGTCAATCATGACCTCGGAAGCTTCTACGGCACAATGGCCCAGAATGCCGCTTTCTGCGGACCGGAGCACCTGCCTGCCTTCGAAGGCTGGATCTCGAAGGCCCTCGACGCCTTCGGCGCCGGTCTGGTTCAGGAAGAAGCGCACACCCACTGGCTGAGAGATGTCTCCTATAAGGTATACGCCTACCTCGATGCGGGGCTCCTCAAAAGCGCCCGGACAGCCCTTCTCACCTATCTGAAAACCTCCACACCCGATACGTGCAACCCGCGCTGGAACCCATACCAGCACGCCGCCCTGATGCGCTGGCTGGCGGACACCGAGGAGCCAGCCCCCGCCTATCTCGCGTGGGCGTGCAAACGGATCGGGAAGACCGCCCCCCAGCATCCCTGGCAGCTCTGGCTCTACAACCTCGGCCGGTCGTCCGTAGACCCGTCCGTGAAGGAGCAGGCCTGGATGCAATCCCTGCAGCTCTGCAAAACCCAAGGAGAGGAAACGGTCAACGTCATGGGGCTCCTCCCCCTCGCCGCCCTGCACGCCGATCGGCTGGGGGACCCCCGCATTCTCCAGCGCGAAACCGGGCGCATCCGCTCCCTGCTCGATGGCCCCCATCTCAGCCGCAGACACTTCGCCTGCCTGCTCGACACCCACAGATGGGAAAAACTCCTCGAGACCGTGATCGACCAACAGGCCGCCCTTTTTCCCTTTTCCTACCGCTGA
- a CDS encoding Toxin yoeB, protein MDNDKQIVKRIRELLRDILRHQQEGIGKPERLKFQLAGCWSRRITKEHRLVYQIEKDGIIVISCRYHYE, encoded by the coding sequence TTGGACAATGACAAGCAAATCGTGAAGCGCATCCGCGAGCTGCTCAGGGACATCCTGCGCCATCAGCAAGAGGGCATCGGCAAACCCGAGCGGCTGAAGTTCCAACTGGCCGGCTGCTGGTCCCGCCGCATCACCAAAGAGCACCGGCTGGTCTACCAGATCGAAAAAGACGGCATCATCGTCATCAGTTGCCGCTATCACTACGAGTAG
- a CDS encoding conserved hypothetical protein (Evidence 4 : Unknown function but conserved in other organisms), translated as MTERTLFLLFNHQITEAQREDASKSLGVGRIMDLPAGLKQVWRDIPPDLPEIGAFLEPVRKWLEEESRPGDFVLIQGDFGACYLMAGFAFEKGLVPIYSTTDREVEEERGADGLVKVTHAFRHRTYRKYGV; from the coding sequence ATGACTGAGCGGACCCTCTTTCTTCTGTTCAACCACCAGATTACAGAGGCGCAGCGCGAGGACGCGTCGAAAAGCCTCGGGGTTGGAAGGATCATGGACCTCCCGGCCGGATTGAAGCAGGTGTGGCGGGACATCCCTCCGGATCTGCCGGAGATCGGCGCGTTTCTCGAACCGGTTCGAAAATGGCTGGAGGAAGAGTCCCGACCCGGGGATTTCGTCCTCATCCAGGGGGACTTCGGTGCGTGCTATCTGATGGCGGGCTTCGCCTTCGAGAAGGGACTGGTCCCGATCTATTCCACCACGGATAGAGAGGTTGAAGAAGAGCGCGGCGCCGACGGTCTGGTCAAGGTGACCCACGCCTTCCGGCACCGGACCTATCGGAAATACGGGGTTTAG
- a CDS encoding hypothetical protein (Evidence 5 : Unknown function) — translation MDTSTWEAWIDSPGCFAVLERCAATVSRKIKPLNLSSRQWPYEDNRELAAEIWAFLKEKKECSLPPDLLRLLQDADWSRFAGYLGTLFLNHALDRLRTREMSPWHALYRRVRQVLSNADGIHYKAGREAAFYSWESGDERPVIPPIHNLSMDETDWAMDPADAVKQANLAALSKSFERLLVERTGIHGWVPVRSFVSFLGELFPALLESYREVPLPDGDAPGPGGPYLAPPSDPGPTAEEAAALAELAPLAQRFVKAIDDRKRAVLHLKYGMDLSLEEMARRLGYKGPSGPLYQLNLAEDALRGFCSLWPGLSPEDLDEHLFGEFVARVLELCKSAFEGRSDSMKEDETEPSDE, via the coding sequence ATGGACACGTCGACCTGGGAGGCATGGATCGACAGCCCGGGCTGCTTTGCGGTCCTGGAGCGCTGCGCGGCAACCGTTTCCCGCAAAATAAAGCCCCTGAACCTCTCCAGCCGCCAGTGGCCTTACGAGGACAACCGGGAGCTTGCGGCGGAGATCTGGGCCTTCCTGAAGGAGAAGAAGGAGTGCAGCCTGCCGCCCGATTTGCTCCGCCTGCTTCAGGACGCTGACTGGAGCCGTTTTGCCGGCTATCTCGGCACCTTGTTCCTCAACCACGCCCTCGACCGCTTGCGCACCCGGGAAATGAGCCCCTGGCACGCCCTGTACCGGCGCGTGCGCCAGGTCCTCTCCAACGCGGACGGCATCCATTACAAGGCTGGACGGGAGGCGGCCTTCTATTCCTGGGAATCGGGAGACGAGAGGCCCGTCATCCCGCCCATCCACAACCTCTCCATGGACGAGACCGACTGGGCGATGGACCCCGCCGACGCGGTCAAACAGGCGAATCTCGCCGCCCTCTCGAAGTCATTCGAGCGCCTCCTCGTCGAGCGCACAGGCATCCACGGCTGGGTCCCCGTCCGCTCGTTCGTGAGCTTTCTCGGCGAGCTTTTTCCTGCACTCCTCGAATCCTACCGGGAGGTGCCGCTGCCCGACGGCGATGCGCCCGGACCCGGCGGGCCCTACCTCGCACCGCCTTCCGACCCCGGCCCGACCGCCGAGGAGGCGGCCGCGCTCGCCGAACTCGCCCCTCTGGCCCAACGGTTCGTGAAGGCGATCGACGACCGGAAACGCGCCGTCTTGCATCTCAAATACGGCATGGACCTCTCCCTGGAGGAGATGGCCCGCCGGCTGGGGTACAAAGGCCCAAGCGGCCCCCTATATCAATTGAACCTCGCGGAAGACGCCCTCCGCGGCTTCTGCAGCCTGTGGCCCGGGCTCTCACCGGAGGATCTGGACGAACATCTTTTCGGAGAATTCGTGGCGCGGGTGCTCGAACTTTGCAAATCCGCCTTCGAAGGCCGTTCAGATTCCATGAAAGAAGACGAAACGGAGCCCTCCGATGAATGA
- a CDS encoding conserved hypothetical protein (Evidence 4 : Unknown function but conserved in other organisms) gives MAKAGSNQGFAARLWGEAPKQPPLDWRRLGASIRRLPSPYWEERMFFHGADDRKLRDATGGFPATFRRDKKTHPLFVLKRLANFGFQVCPCTSVASSPFYIEKGCLLEPSEYAMERTSYIMERFRFGLPRSGNVNFTLRFMGVVPESCLRRSL, from the coding sequence ATGGCGAAGGCCGGGTCTAATCAAGGATTTGCCGCACGCCTCTGGGGTGAGGCCCCAAAACAGCCGCCGCTCGACTGGCGCCGCCTGGGGGCCTCCATCAGACGCCTGCCTTCGCCCTACTGGGAAGAGCGGATGTTCTTCCACGGGGCGGATGACCGGAAGCTCAGAGACGCGACCGGAGGTTTTCCCGCCACCTTCCGCAGGGACAAAAAGACCCATCCGCTCTTCGTCCTGAAGCGGCTCGCCAATTTCGGCTTCCAGGTCTGCCCGTGCACTTCCGTCGCATCGAGTCCCTTCTATATCGAGAAAGGATGCCTCCTCGAACCGAGCGAATATGCCATGGAGCGCACCTCCTACATCATGGAGCGGTTTCGCTTCGGCCTGCCACGCTCGGGAAACGTGAACTTCACTTTGCGCTTCATGGGTGTCGTGCCTGAATCGTGCCTGAGGAGAAGCCTCTGA
- the yefM gene encoding Antitoxin YefM, with translation MKAVTYNNAKKNLKALIEEVCKDSEPAVIVSDRTKDKAVLISFEDYQAMEETAYLLSSPAHRAHLEKSLKQAQCGELIDFPAEDL, from the coding sequence ATGAAAGCCGTAACTTACAATAATGCCAAAAAGAACCTGAAGGCGCTGATTGAGGAAGTGTGCAAAGACTCCGAACCGGCCGTCATCGTCAGCGACCGCACCAAGGACAAGGCCGTGCTGATCTCGTTTGAAGATTACCAGGCGATGGAGGAGACCGCCTACTTGCTCAGCTCGCCGGCCCACCGGGCGCATCTTGAAAAATCCTTAAAGCAAGCGCAGTGCGGTGAGCTGATTGACTTTCCCGCCGAGGATCTATGA
- a CDS encoding conserved hypothetical protein (Evidence 4 : Unknown function but conserved in other organisms) — protein sequence MNDPASIRMKIAWQNLFSLRTCPPDRILFSADRDPLLERHIEACPFCAERLSAAEEWSAWETLGSRLAEASPAAEHGAPAPGEIREVKATLGGWGPSNRYYNPPMVFILDIEASPEPCARVAQVCGDAALMGPDDAALPEDKGFVECWNTYALALEDIGRRWGQAPPEILSAVQDAAVQAPQPVPEHSILFFFRQLELELAGYLAAKSVERLLSKQKSPAHPAMPPAGLALRAFLQEAYPGAELPEHAADDYELLAFSRFPELETPLAADDKGGWDRANCICLTTEGFEVQAVPFQVDLLSQSSTGLLVAGKIRQTSCLPQTIHAWWERPGADPLPAAEHELDRGKSLFRIVFRGLRETEVQNGTLVLLLVGDAV from the coding sequence ATGAATGACCCTGCTTCCATCCGCATGAAGATTGCCTGGCAGAACCTCTTTTCGCTGCGCACCTGTCCGCCGGACCGCATTCTCTTTTCGGCGGACCGCGATCCCCTTCTGGAGCGCCACATTGAGGCCTGCCCCTTTTGCGCGGAGCGCCTTTCAGCCGCTGAGGAATGGAGCGCATGGGAGACCCTCGGCAGCCGGCTGGCGGAAGCTTCGCCTGCAGCCGAGCATGGAGCCCCCGCCCCCGGCGAGATCCGGGAGGTGAAGGCGACCCTCGGCGGCTGGGGCCCTTCGAACCGGTACTACAATCCGCCGATGGTGTTCATCCTGGACATCGAGGCCTCGCCCGAACCCTGTGCGCGCGTCGCGCAGGTCTGCGGCGATGCAGCGCTCATGGGTCCTGACGACGCAGCGCTCCCGGAGGACAAAGGTTTCGTGGAGTGTTGGAATACCTATGCGCTGGCCCTTGAGGACATCGGGCGACGCTGGGGGCAGGCGCCTCCCGAAATCCTTTCAGCCGTTCAGGATGCGGCCGTCCAGGCGCCCCAGCCGGTTCCCGAGCACTCCATCCTTTTTTTCTTCCGCCAGCTCGAACTCGAGCTGGCGGGGTACCTTGCGGCCAAGAGCGTCGAGCGGCTCCTGTCGAAGCAGAAATCCCCCGCCCACCCAGCGATGCCGCCCGCCGGCCTCGCCCTGCGCGCCTTCCTTCAGGAGGCCTACCCCGGTGCCGAACTGCCGGAGCATGCGGCAGACGACTACGAACTGCTGGCCTTCAGCCGTTTTCCCGAACTGGAAACGCCTCTGGCGGCCGACGACAAGGGGGGCTGGGACAGGGCGAACTGCATCTGCCTCACCACGGAAGGCTTTGAGGTCCAGGCCGTACCCTTTCAGGTGGACCTTCTAAGCCAGTCTTCTACCGGCCTTCTCGTCGCCGGGAAAATCCGGCAGACAAGCTGTCTGCCTCAAACCATCCACGCGTGGTGGGAAAGGCCCGGCGCTGACCCGCTGCCGGCCGCCGAGCACGAACTCGACCGGGGCAAAAGCCTTTTTCGGATCGTTTTCAGAGGCCTCAGGGAAACCGAGGTCCAAAACGGCACCCTGGTCCTTCTTCTGGTGGGCGATGCGGTATAA
- the cas2 gene encoding CRISPR-associated endoribonuclease Cas2 1, producing the protein MFYLICFDIVDDKVRNRVAKALKGAGTRVQKSVFECADLNEKQFLKLKDRIERLIDFTEDSVRYYRQCGGCLSHFEFSGVGEQPEKRKFAVL; encoded by the coding sequence ATGTTCTATCTGATCTGCTTCGACATTGTGGACGACAAGGTGCGGAACCGGGTGGCCAAGGCGCTCAAGGGGGCCGGCACGCGGGTGCAGAAATCCGTCTTCGAATGCGCCGACCTGAACGAGAAGCAGTTTCTGAAGCTCAAGGACCGGATCGAGCGCCTGATCGATTTTACCGAGGACAGCGTGCGCTACTACCGGCAGTGCGGCGGCTGCCTGTCGCACTTCGAGTTCTCGGGGGTCGGCGAGCAGCCCGAGAAGCGGAAGTTTGCGGTGCTGTAG
- a CDS encoding conserved hypothetical protein (Evidence 4 : Unknown function but conserved in other organisms): MDTVKQSEDVSDNHSIQNLAARQLPEIKQNRPVLALTHKAALAVNGGLLSSISGFVLKIPASPPFSTVRWRMAQRSRGFPQRGHEPEVPPAEAGFLNNQKEERGMRWIIGTMVLGVFGLVGCATIVGDKTQLLSINSSPEGAEVCVTDETGQQVFKGQTPTTVVLQKADGTYFGGKDYTVSISKEGHETQTAQVVSGPNGWYVGGNFIFGGLIGWLIVDPLSGAMWTLSPETVNLNLAPAAEKTSRDGSRGLAIIQLDDVPVEWRDCLDPLI, encoded by the coding sequence ATGGATACGGTCAAGCAGTCAGAAGACGTTTCCGACAACCACTCGATCCAAAATCTGGCCGCGAGACAGCTGCCGGAGATCAAGCAGAACCGGCCGGTCTTGGCCCTCACGCACAAAGCCGCACTTGCCGTGAATGGCGGATTGCTTTCATCCATTAGCGGATTTGTTTTGAAAATTCCCGCTTCCCCGCCGTTCAGCACTGTCAGGTGGAGGATGGCGCAGAGGTCGCGTGGTTTTCCGCAGCGCGGCCACGAACCGGAGGTTCCTCCGGCCGAGGCGGGATTTCTTAACAATCAAAAGGAGGAAAGAGGTATGCGTTGGATCATCGGGACAATGGTGTTGGGAGTGTTTGGGCTGGTCGGCTGCGCTACGATCGTAGGCGACAAGACCCAACTCTTGAGTATCAACAGTTCACCCGAGGGTGCCGAGGTCTGTGTTACGGACGAAACAGGTCAGCAGGTCTTCAAAGGGCAGACCCCGACGACCGTGGTGCTCCAGAAGGCGGACGGGACCTATTTCGGTGGAAAGGATTACACCGTTTCAATCTCAAAGGAAGGCCACGAGACCCAGACGGCGCAGGTCGTCAGCGGGCCGAATGGGTGGTATGTCGGCGGCAATTTCATCTTCGGGGGCTTGATCGGTTGGCTGATTGTCGACCCTCTGTCCGGCGCCATGTGGACGCTTTCTCCGGAGACGGTGAACCTGAACCTGGCTCCTGCAGCCGAAAAAACCAGCCGTGACGGATCCAGGGGCCTGGCCATCATCCAGTTGGACGATGTGCCCGTGGAGTGGAGGGACTGTTTGGATCCGCTGATATAG
- a CDS encoding hypothetical protein (Evidence 5 : Unknown function), translating into MKPRITVITIGVDDLGTSLRFYRDGLGFATEGIIGKEFEYGAVVFGKNGCEISSCLSCIFNGIGSG; encoded by the coding sequence ATGAAGCCACGAATCACAGTTATCACCATCGGCGTTGATGACCTCGGCACATCATTGCGTTTCTACCGTGACGGTCTGGGCTTTGCTACTGAAGGCATCATCGGCAAAGAGTTTGAGTATGGGGCTGTTGTATTCGGGAAGAATGGCTGCGAGATATCCTCTTGTCTCAGCTGCATTTTTAATGGCATCGGAAGTGGTTAG
- the cas gene encoding CRISPR-associated endonuclease Cas1, translated as MQRMYVLENGSYLRKSGGNLALFRDGRVEEEIDLEHLEQLILVGYTSISGAVLRMLIRSRVETVLLNPRGGFEGRLSVDEHKHVGRRKAQYLRLSDPGFALETARSIVGGKLRGQARFLALRGKQLGVDSLLARAATIRAMERSALDPAVDLDIVRGIEGQGTRVYYEGFPRLVRNPAFTFKGRNRRPPLDPVNALLSFVYTLLTSEVLTAIKIVGLDPYLGALHLEDYGRPSLACDLVEEWRVFLADRFVLALINRSVLSPDDFVYRKIEDTDFVDEEDLKGKRPVEMKPATSRALLKSYEKWMEQRVKPPDGDQRLTYRGLILEQVRRFERYLLGELKAYQPFPWSQVG; from the coding sequence GTGCAGCGGATGTATGTGCTCGAAAATGGAAGCTATCTCAGGAAGTCAGGCGGAAACCTCGCCCTTTTCCGGGATGGGAGGGTCGAAGAGGAGATCGACCTCGAACACCTGGAGCAATTGATCCTCGTAGGTTACACCTCCATCAGCGGTGCGGTGCTGCGCATGCTGATCCGCAGCCGTGTGGAGACGGTCCTTCTGAACCCTCGCGGCGGCTTCGAGGGGCGGCTGTCGGTCGACGAACACAAGCATGTCGGCCGGCGCAAAGCGCAGTATCTCCGGCTCTCCGACCCCGGGTTCGCCCTCGAGACCGCGCGCTCCATCGTTGGCGGCAAGCTCCGCGGCCAGGCGCGTTTTCTGGCCCTGAGGGGGAAGCAGCTCGGGGTCGATTCCCTGCTGGCGCGGGCGGCCACGATCCGCGCCATGGAGAGGAGCGCGCTGGACCCGGCCGTCGATCTGGACATTGTCAGGGGGATCGAGGGGCAGGGGACGCGCGTCTACTACGAGGGCTTTCCACGGCTGGTGCGGAACCCGGCCTTCACCTTCAAGGGCCGCAACCGCCGGCCGCCGCTCGACCCGGTCAACGCGCTGCTTTCATTCGTCTACACGCTGTTGACGAGCGAGGTCCTGACCGCCATCAAGATCGTCGGTCTGGATCCGTACCTGGGTGCGCTGCACCTGGAGGACTACGGGCGGCCGTCGCTTGCCTGCGACCTCGTCGAGGAGTGGCGCGTCTTTTTGGCCGACCGGTTCGTGCTGGCGCTTATCAACCGAAGTGTCCTCAGCCCGGACGACTTCGTCTACCGGAAGATCGAGGACACGGATTTCGTCGACGAAGAGGATCTCAAGGGGAAACGCCCCGTCGAGATGAAGCCCGCCACCTCGCGCGCACTGCTCAAGTCCTACGAAAAGTGGATGGAGCAGCGGGTGAAGCCTCCTGACGGGGATCAGAGGCTGACCTACCGGGGGTTGATCCTGGAGCAGGTGAGGCGCTTCGAGAGGTATTTGCTGGGGGAATTGAAAGCGTATCAGCCGTTTCCATGGTCACAGGTGGGATGA
- a CDS encoding hypothetical protein (Evidence 5 : Unknown function), protein MKLPWIPSGNGLFGQSRVNLHVCLCGDLQVAAVQALDFLDIGQKSSSPARKPGSTWKSFPDWKLSPTAKSFPDGYGQAVRRRFRQPLDPKSGRETAAGDQAEPAGLGPHAQSRTCREWRIAFIH, encoded by the coding sequence ATGAAGCTCCCATGGATTCCATCCGGAAATGGTCTTTTTGGCCAATCCCGGGTCAATCTGCACGTTTGCTTGTGCGGCGACCTGCAGGTCGCCGCCGTGCAAGCGCTTGACTTCCTAGATATTGGCCAGAAATCCTCATCTCCGGCTCGAAAACCGGGTTCTACGTGGAAATCATTTCCGGATTGGAAACTGAGTCCTACTGCGAAATCATTTCCGGATGGATACGGTCAAGCAGTCAGAAGACGTTTCCGACAACCACTCGATCCAAAATCTGGCCGCGAGACAGCTGCCGGAGATCAAGCAGAACCGGCCGGTCTTGGCCCTCACGCACAAAGCCGCACTTGCCGTGAATGGCGGATTGCTTTCATCCATTAG